Proteins encoded together in one Columba livia isolate bColLiv1 breed racing homer chromosome 3, bColLiv1.pat.W.v2, whole genome shotgun sequence window:
- the TMEM151B gene encoding transmembrane protein 151B produces MSPPASAAAASEGGSSTPVPPEEEAEGAREEQRPVKQSLSKSLCRESHWKCLLLSLLMYGCMGAMTWCHVTKVTRLTFDSAYKGKSMMYHDSPCSNGYVYIPLAFLVMLYVVYLVECWHCYTRNELQYKVDVESVHERVQRMQQATPCIWWKAISYHYVRRTRQVTRYRNGDAYTTTQVYHERVNTHVAEAEFDYSNCGVKDISKDLIDLESYPATRLRFTKCFSFANVESENSYLTQRARFFTENEGLDDYMEAREGMHLKNVDFKEYMVAFSDPDNLPWYVSHYVFWVAALLTLSWPLRVLNEYRTSYVHYHVEKLFGFDYVAVTPAEERSFCRRMPRVNTVDSTELEWHIRSNQQLVPSYSEAVLMDLVGLSGCTSYSACRYGGYRQNCERCHRTISSSSIFSRSALSICNGSPRIPFSSSRFSLGRLYGSRRSCLWQSRSGSLNEQSCPTEQTRLSSQVTVEEEDPPTYQDALYFPILIVHRNEGCLNHDHRHLHRNGSCVETSL; encoded by the coding sequence CAGCGGCCGGTGAAGCAGTCTCTCAGCAAGTCCCTGTGCCGAGAGTCCCACTGGAAATGcctgctgctgtccctcctcATGTACGGCTGCATGGGAGCCATGACCTGGTGCCATGTCACCAAGGTGACCCGGCTGACCTTTGACAGCGCTTACAAGGGCAAATCCATGATGTACCACGACAGCCCCTGTTCCAATGGCTATGTTTATATCCCCTTGGCCTTCCTGGTGATGCTCTACGTGGTGTACCTGGTGGAGTGCTGGCATTGCTACACCCGCAATGAGCTGCAGTACAAGGTGGACGTGGAGAGCGTGCATGAGCGCGTGCAGCGGATGCAGCAGGCCACCCCCTGCATCTGGTGGAAGGCCATCAGCTACCACTACGTCCGCAGGACCCGGCAGGTTACCCGCTACCGCAATGGGGATGCCTACACCACCACCCAAGTGTATCACGAGCGGGTGAACACCCATGTCGCAGAGGCTGAGTTTGATTATTCCAATTGTGGAGTTAAGGACATCTCCAAGGATCTCATTGACTTGGAGAGCTACCCAGCCACGCGGCTCCGCTTCACCAAGTGTTTCAGCTTTGCCAACGTGGAGTCAGAGAACTCCTACCTGACCCAGCGGGCCCGCTTCTTCACAGAGAATGAGGGCCTAGATGACTACATGGAGGCTAGGGAGGGGATGCACCTCAAAAATGTGGACTTCAAGGAATACATGGTGGCCTTTTCTGACCCAGACAACCTGCCTTGGTATGTATCCCACTATGTCTTCTGGGTGGCGGCTCTGCTGACCCTATCCTGGCCCTTGCGGGTGCTAAATGAGTACCGCACCTCCTACGTCCATTACCATGTGGAGAAACTCTTTGGGTTCGACTATGTGGCGGTGACACCGGCTGAGGAGCGCTCCTTCTGCCGGCGGATGCCCCGTGTCAACACGGTGGACAGCACCGAGCTGGAGTGGCACATCCGATCCAACCAGCAGCTGGTGCCCAGCTACTCGGAAGCGGTCCTGATGGACTTGGTGGGGCTCTCTGGCTGTACCAGCTACTCCGCTTGCCGGTACGGGGGCTACCGGCAGAACTGCGAGCGGTGCCACAGGACTATAAGCAGCTCCTCCATCTTCTCCCGCAGTGCCCTGAGCATCTGCAATGGCAGCCCCAGGATCCCCTTCAGCAGCAGCCGCTTCTCCCTGGGCCGCCTGTACGGCTCGCGACgcagctgcctctggcagagccgGAGCGGGAGCCTGAACGAGCAGAGCTGTCCCACCGAGCAGACCCGCCTCTCCAGCCAGGTGACTGTGGAGGAGGAAGATCCCCCGACTTACCAGGATGCCCTCTACTTCCCCATCCTCATCGTGCACCGAAATGAAGGCTGCCTGAACCATGACCACCGTCACCTCCACCGCAACGGGTCCTGCGTGGAGACCTCACTGTGA